One stretch of Bacteroidales bacterium DNA includes these proteins:
- a CDS encoding molybdopterin-dependent oxidoreductase: MNNIDSINHVTGKSVYLDDIPVQKGTLHAVILGSPVTHGKILHLDISKAEALQGVVKVFTPKDITGRNQIGGIIDDEPLFADGEVHFNGQAVALVVAKDEHTARKALKLIDLKIEEHEAVIDPRIAKEKGLLLIPPRTFRLGDVESAWAKCDYIFEGQVESGGQEHLYIETQGAYAYPVDNGSLKVHSSTQGPTAVQKTISKVLGIPMNRIEVDVARLGGGFGGKEDQASGFAAMVALTSFVLQKPVKLSLHRLDDMRMTGKRHPYSSDFKIGLSKDLKILAYQTTLYQNGGAAADLSPAIMERTLFHSTNCYFIPNTEVTTYSCKTNLPPNTAFRGFGGPQGMFVIESAIAKAANELNIPTRKIQERNFLKDNDEFPYGQIAKNVNISNCLNSADKLFKIEKIEKEVAEFNSKNDLFKKGMALMPICFGISFTNTSMNQARALVHIYQDGSIGVSTGAIEMGQGVNTKMAQIASKVFSVDIKRVKLETTNTSRVANTSPTAASSGADLNGNAVLIACNELLKRLKSSAAKMLNCSADEISLKDELVLKNGQATDIGWEKLIMTTHLSRISLTENGHYSTPTIFFDKTKEKGHPFAYHVYGTAIVTVTLDCLRGVYEVDDVLIVHDFGNSINPTIDKGQVEGAVVQGIGWMTMEEIAFNKEGKLLSNSLSTYKVPDIYSAPKVLDCQPLETEGPDFAILKSKAVGEPPFMYGIGAFFAIQNAIKAFNPNYNVDFDAPLTPEKVLMRLYGKNV; this comes from the coding sequence ATGAACAATATAGATTCCATCAATCATGTAACGGGCAAGTCGGTATACCTTGATGACATTCCAGTTCAGAAAGGAACACTGCATGCGGTTATTCTAGGTTCACCTGTTACCCATGGGAAGATACTTCACCTAGATATTTCTAAAGCCGAGGCTTTACAAGGAGTTGTGAAGGTATTTACACCTAAAGATATTACTGGCAGAAACCAGATTGGTGGAATAATTGATGATGAACCGCTTTTTGCAGATGGTGAGGTACATTTCAACGGACAAGCTGTTGCTCTAGTTGTTGCAAAGGATGAGCACACAGCCAGAAAAGCACTAAAACTTATCGATTTAAAAATTGAAGAACACGAAGCAGTTATTGATCCTCGCATTGCTAAAGAGAAAGGATTACTACTAATTCCACCAAGAACATTTAGATTAGGTGATGTTGAATCTGCTTGGGCAAAATGTGATTATATCTTCGAAGGGCAAGTAGAGAGCGGCGGCCAAGAGCATCTATATATTGAAACACAGGGAGCATACGCCTACCCTGTCGACAATGGTAGTTTAAAGGTTCATTCATCTACTCAAGGGCCTACAGCTGTACAAAAAACAATCTCAAAGGTTTTGGGTATTCCGATGAACCGGATTGAAGTTGATGTAGCCCGTTTAGGTGGCGGATTCGGCGGAAAAGAGGATCAAGCATCAGGGTTTGCGGCAATGGTGGCACTTACGTCTTTTGTACTGCAAAAACCTGTTAAACTATCACTTCATAGGTTAGACGATATGCGGATGACAGGTAAGCGTCACCCATACAGTTCTGATTTTAAGATCGGTCTTTCAAAAGACCTAAAGATATTGGCATACCAAACAACACTTTACCAAAATGGCGGTGCGGCTGCGGATTTATCGCCTGCAATCATGGAAAGGACACTATTTCATTCAACAAACTGCTATTTTATTCCAAACACTGAGGTTACTACCTATAGTTGCAAAACGAATCTTCCACCTAATACTGCATTTAGAGGATTTGGTGGTCCACAAGGGATGTTTGTAATCGAATCGGCGATTGCTAAAGCGGCTAATGAGCTCAATATTCCCACAAGAAAAATTCAAGAACGGAATTTTTTGAAGGATAACGATGAATTCCCCTACGGACAGATCGCGAAAAACGTAAATATTAGCAATTGCCTAAATTCTGCCGACAAGTTGTTTAAGATTGAAAAGATAGAAAAAGAAGTTGCGGAGTTTAATAGTAAAAACGATCTGTTCAAAAAAGGAATGGCGCTAATGCCTATCTGCTTTGGGATTTCGTTTACTAATACATCTATGAACCAGGCACGAGCGTTGGTTCATATTTATCAGGATGGTAGCATTGGAGTTAGCACCGGTGCTATTGAGATGGGTCAAGGTGTAAACACCAAGATGGCTCAAATTGCATCAAAGGTTTTCTCTGTTGATATCAAAAGGGTAAAGTTGGAAACGACCAATACGTCTAGGGTAGCCAATACGTCACCCACAGCAGCAAGTTCTGGAGCCGATTTAAACGGTAATGCAGTTCTTATTGCCTGCAACGAACTACTTAAGAGACTTAAATCATCTGCAGCAAAAATGCTTAATTGCAGTGCTGATGAGATTAGTTTGAAGGATGAATTAGTACTAAAGAATGGTCAAGCAACCGATATTGGTTGGGAAAAACTAATAATGACAACCCATTTAAGCAGAATTAGCCTAACCGAAAATGGACATTACTCCACTCCTACAATATTCTTCGATAAAACTAAGGAAAAGGGACATCCTTTCGCCTACCATGTTTATGGAACAGCAATTGTAACCGTTACACTCGATTGTTTAAGAGGAGTTTATGAGGTTGATGATGTGCTAATTGTTCATGATTTTGGGAATAGTATCAACCCTACCATTGACAAGGGACAGGTTGAAGGCGCCGTTGTACAAGGGATTGGCTGGATGACTATGGAAGAGATAGCATTTAATAAAGAAGGAAAACTTCTCTCGAATAGTCTTTCTACCTACAAAGTGCCAGATATCTACTCTGCACCAAAGGTTTTAGATTGTCAACCACTGGAAACTGAAGGACCTGATTTTGCTATACTGAAATCTAAAGCGGTTGGTGAGCCACCATTTATGTATGGTATAGGAGCATTCTTTGCAATTCAGAATGCTATCAAAGCATTTAATCCAAACTACAATGTTGATTTTGATGCACCGCTTACACCTGAAAAGGTGTTAATGAGGTTGTATGGGAAGAATGTATAA
- a CDS encoding 2Fe-2S iron-sulfur cluster binding domain-containing protein has translation MISFILNNQLITTDRAFGVSLLDFIRYDEDLPGTKIGCREGDCGACTVLEGTLVDGKMQYKSIVSCLTPLGNAHGKHIVTIEGINMGHLSPVQKAFVDNAATQCGFCTPGFVMSLTAHSLSKEKSTKKSAIASVSGNICRCTGYKSIEKAAEEITTILKDKDIKDPIGWLVENNHLPAYFLGIGTRLNKIDAAKSTNNLNNTIIAGGTDLMAQRPEELAESEVELFQHRAELKGIRVENGKCIIGAATTASDLMQSSIIQEVIPDMATYFKLVSSEPIRNMGTIAGNIVNASPIGDLSIMFLALNAEVILNDRIVPLKDFFIGYKKLNINKGEYVKSICFAIPTKISLFNFEKVSKRTHLDIASVNSAIQIRLDGDKILECSLSIGGVSPIPLYLAKTSEYLKGKTVSKTTILETNRILQEEISPISDVRGSEDYKRLLARQLFFGHFIKLFSNRINLSDLL, from the coding sequence ATGATATCATTTATTCTAAATAACCAACTAATCACAACCGATAGGGCTTTTGGAGTGTCGCTACTCGATTTTATCAGGTATGATGAGGATCTTCCGGGAACCAAGATTGGATGTCGCGAAGGCGATTGTGGCGCTTGCACTGTACTTGAGGGTACTTTGGTTGATGGCAAGATGCAGTATAAAAGCATTGTTTCGTGCCTCACTCCTCTCGGAAATGCCCATGGTAAGCACATTGTGACAATTGAAGGGATAAACATGGGCCATCTATCGCCCGTTCAGAAAGCCTTCGTAGATAATGCTGCCACCCAATGCGGGTTTTGTACTCCTGGATTTGTGATGTCACTTACTGCTCATAGCCTTTCGAAGGAAAAATCAACCAAAAAAAGTGCAATTGCATCGGTTAGTGGCAATATATGTAGGTGTACAGGCTATAAATCGATTGAAAAAGCTGCAGAGGAGATTACCACAATTCTAAAAGATAAAGATATTAAAGACCCTATTGGTTGGCTTGTTGAGAATAATCATCTGCCTGCTTATTTTCTGGGCATTGGAACTCGTCTTAATAAGATTGATGCTGCAAAATCGACAAACAACCTGAATAACACAATTATAGCCGGAGGAACCGATTTGATGGCTCAAAGACCTGAAGAACTTGCAGAATCAGAGGTTGAACTGTTTCAGCATCGAGCAGAATTAAAAGGAATTAGGGTTGAAAATGGGAAGTGTATTATTGGAGCGGCAACTACTGCCAGTGATTTAATGCAATCTTCAATAATACAGGAGGTTATTCCTGATATGGCAACATATTTCAAGTTAGTATCATCGGAACCTATACGAAATATGGGGACTATAGCAGGGAATATTGTGAATGCCTCGCCAATTGGTGATTTATCGATTATGTTCCTTGCTTTAAATGCTGAAGTTATTTTAAACGATAGAATTGTTCCTTTAAAAGATTTCTTTATTGGATATAAGAAGTTGAATATCAATAAGGGAGAGTATGTTAAGAGTATCTGTTTTGCAATACCTACAAAAATAAGTCTTTTCAACTTTGAAAAGGTAAGCAAAAGGACTCATCTTGATATTGCTAGCGTTAATAGTGCAATTCAAATACGATTGGATGGTGACAAGATTCTGGAATGCAGTTTATCTATAGGAGGTGTTAGTCCAATCCCACTATATCTTGCAAAAACTAGCGAGTATCTCAAAGGAAAGACTGTATCAAAGACAACAATACTTGAGACTAATAGGATACTGCAAGAAGAAATATCACCAATCAGTGATGTTCGTGGAAGTGAGGATTATAAAAGACTTTTGGCAAGGCAACTATTCTTTGGGCATTTTATTAAACTATTTTCAAATCGAATTAACTTGAGTGATTTATTATAA
- a CDS encoding PLP-dependent transferase, with product MKAKNVKSTRTPIYRDAGFLLEDIPTMKKAFVDEINHPHSPDLYIYSRYRNPNVVEAEEHLSKTEGAKWTLLTQSGQAALDVALSIFQKSNKPNRWLFFTEIYGGTNSFIDKVLVERRGIEAIRFAPNGDSYSLDAFEKALIESKPEIVFFEALSNPMLIALDGDAVIRIAKKHGAIVIVDNTFATPLLWKPLASGADLVFQSVTKYLSGHGNLSAGAVMGNDPELLKLAIEYRKWVGHMLSPDDSYRLIDMLKTFELRFSRHCQNAFAIANYLNNHPIIEKVLYPGLESHPTHNEANRLFKGKGFGGMVTFDIKGSNPKEKAQRCDLFIHQVANSIALVPTLGDADTILMPVEPVWGDKYPFPGMIRLSVGIEDQKELIKVIGNALDILK from the coding sequence ATGAAAGCAAAAAATGTAAAGAGCACTAGAACACCTATTTATAGAGATGCTGGTTTTTTACTAGAGGATATTCCAACAATGAAAAAAGCCTTTGTAGATGAGATAAACCACCCCCATAGTCCTGATCTCTACATTTATTCGCGCTATCGTAACCCAAATGTTGTAGAAGCAGAAGAGCACTTATCAAAGACTGAAGGAGCAAAGTGGACACTACTCACACAATCGGGTCAAGCTGCTTTAGATGTTGCACTTTCTATATTTCAAAAAAGCAATAAACCCAATAGATGGCTTTTCTTCACCGAAATTTATGGTGGAACAAACTCCTTTATCGATAAAGTTTTAGTTGAAAGAAGAGGAATCGAAGCAATACGTTTTGCCCCCAATGGAGATTCATATTCATTGGATGCTTTTGAAAAAGCTTTAATTGAATCAAAACCAGAAATAGTCTTTTTTGAAGCACTCTCAAACCCCATGCTTATTGCTCTTGATGGTGATGCCGTGATTCGAATTGCAAAGAAGCATGGTGCAATAGTTATTGTGGATAATACCTTTGCTACCCCTCTGCTTTGGAAACCCCTTGCATCGGGTGCCGACTTAGTTTTTCAGAGTGTAACTAAATATCTGTCTGGACATGGAAATCTATCAGCGGGTGCTGTTATGGGGAATGACCCTGAATTGTTGAAACTCGCGATTGAGTATCGTAAATGGGTTGGGCATATGTTATCTCCCGATGATTCTTATCGTTTAATAGACATGCTTAAAACCTTTGAGTTACGGTTCTCAAGGCATTGCCAAAATGCATTTGCTATTGCCAATTACCTTAATAATCATCCAATTATAGAAAAGGTTTTATACCCTGGACTGGAATCTCATCCAACACATAATGAGGCCAATAGACTATTTAAAGGGAAAGGATTTGGAGGTATGGTTACATTTGATATAAAAGGTTCAAATCCAAAGGAAAAGGCTCAACGTTGTGATCTGTTCATTCATCAAGTAGCCAATTCTATTGCCTTAGTTCCAACTTTAGGAGATGCTGATACTATTCTAATGCCTGTAGAACCTGTTTGGGGCGATAAATACCCATTTCCAGGGATGATAAGACTTTCGGTAGGTATTGAGGATCAAAAAGAGCTAATAAAAGTGATTGGAAACGCCTTGGATATTCTAAAATAA
- a CDS encoding YgiQ family radical SAM protein yields the protein MIQKKDNYSRFLPTSKKEMEALGWEQADVILFTGDAYVDHPSFGAAVIGRVLENIGLRVAIVPQPNWRDDLRDFRKLGPPRLFFGVTAGSMDSMVNHYTANKRLRSDDAYTPDDKSGYRPDYAVTVYSKILKKLYPETPLIIGGIEASLRRLTHYDYWSDSLKPSVLIDSGADILVYGMGEKTIVEIAKRLADGQSVFELYDIPQISFIDSDASIYTSDKETIILNSFENCLSSKEMFGENFKIIETESNRVSPKRLVEPTNGKFVVVNSPYPLPTTDEIDSWYDLPYSRMPHPRYKGKFLPAWEMIKFSVNIHRGCFGGCSFCTISAHQGKFIASRSQKSILDEVDKVVAMEGFKGYLSDLGGPSANMFTMKGRDLKKCDACKRPSCIFPNICNNLNTSHENLLSLYREVRKRSGVKKAFIGSGVRYDLSMNENDEYITELIRHHVSGRLKVAPEHTSDEVLRNMRKPPFESFKKFNQKFNDINSKYSLNQKLIPYFISSHPGSTEVDMQELANETKKLHFKLEQIQDFTPTPMTLASTIYYTGFDPYTKNKVFVAKTQEQKLKQRSYFFWYQKPNEKSKDKFQKSKIKK from the coding sequence ATGATACAGAAAAAAGATAACTATAGTAGGTTCTTGCCCACCTCTAAAAAAGAGATGGAGGCGTTAGGCTGGGAACAGGCTGATGTTATCCTATTTACTGGCGATGCTTACGTTGATCATCCATCGTTTGGGGCTGCGGTTATTGGTAGAGTGCTCGAGAATATCGGTTTGCGGGTAGCCATTGTCCCCCAGCCCAACTGGCGTGACGATCTACGTGATTTCAGGAAACTTGGCCCACCTCGGCTATTCTTTGGGGTTACTGCTGGATCAATGGATTCAATGGTTAACCACTATACAGCAAACAAGCGGCTTAGAAGCGACGATGCTTATACACCCGATGATAAATCGGGTTACCGTCCCGACTATGCGGTTACTGTCTACTCCAAAATACTAAAGAAGCTATATCCCGAAACCCCTTTAATAATAGGCGGCATTGAAGCCTCGCTACGACGCTTAACCCACTACGATTACTGGAGCGATAGCCTTAAACCTAGCGTACTTATTGATTCTGGAGCCGATATACTGGTTTACGGGATGGGTGAAAAAACTATTGTTGAAATTGCCAAAAGGTTGGCCGATGGCCAATCGGTATTTGAACTTTACGATATCCCCCAAATCTCATTTATCGATTCAGATGCTAGTATATATACATCTGATAAAGAAACAATTATACTTAACTCATTTGAGAACTGCTTGAGTTCGAAGGAGATGTTTGGGGAAAATTTCAAGATAATTGAGACTGAGTCGAATAGAGTTAGCCCCAAAAGGCTTGTAGAGCCTACAAACGGTAAGTTTGTAGTGGTTAATTCACCCTATCCACTGCCTACAACGGATGAAATTGATAGCTGGTACGATTTACCGTACTCACGAATGCCACACCCTAGGTATAAAGGGAAGTTCCTACCTGCTTGGGAGATGATAAAATTCTCGGTAAATATCCACCGTGGATGCTTTGGAGGATGCAGTTTCTGCACTATTTCGGCACATCAGGGGAAGTTTATCGCTTCGCGATCGCAAAAATCGATACTCGACGAGGTGGATAAAGTAGTTGCAATGGAAGGGTTCAAGGGATATTTGAGCGATTTAGGCGGTCCATCGGCAAATATGTTTACAATGAAGGGGCGAGATCTGAAAAAGTGTGATGCTTGTAAACGGCCTTCGTGCATATTCCCTAACATCTGTAACAATCTGAATACTAGCCACGAGAACCTTCTGTCGCTGTACAGAGAAGTCAGAAAAAGATCCGGAGTTAAGAAAGCGTTTATTGGCAGCGGTGTTCGCTACGATTTATCGATGAATGAGAATGACGAGTACATCACTGAGCTCATACGCCATCACGTTTCTGGAAGGTTGAAGGTTGCCCCCGAACATACATCGGACGAGGTACTTAGGAATATGCGAAAGCCACCTTTTGAGTCGTTTAAAAAGTTTAACCAAAAGTTTAACGATATCAATAGTAAGTACTCACTAAATCAAAAGCTTATCCCCTACTTTATTTCGAGTCATCCGGGTTCAACTGAGGTTGATATGCAGGAGTTAGCAAATGAAACCAAAAAGTTACACTTTAAACTAGAGCAAATCCAAGACTTTACGCCTACTCCAATGACATTGGCATCGACAATCTACTATACAGGATTTGACCCATACACAAAAAATAAGGTATTTGTTGCTAAAACGCAAGAACAGAAACTAAAGCAAAGGAGCTATTTTTTCTGGTACCAGAAACCTAATGAAAAGTCAAAAGACAAATTTCAAAAATCAAAAATCAAAAAATAG
- a CDS encoding S-adenosylmethionine:tRNA ribosyltransferase-isomerase, producing MGNIHISDFDYPLPDDRIAKHPLDERDKSKLLLYKDSSIKEDIFLNLADYLPENSLVLFNNTKVVQARLLFRRTTGAQIEVFLLEPITPFDYVLSFASHTKVIWKCIVGNLKKWKEDELTMPIPNSKSTLCARKIRNLTEGIEVELSWDDTSLSFARIVELCGNIPIPPYLNRDADSDDKDRYQTIYAKPEGSVAAPTAGLHFTDKVFESLKGKNIDIEYVTLHVGAGTFKPVKAENISDHEMHTEHFIVKKSTIHNLLNHKGKRVVVGTTSLRTLESIYWLGVKAFVGKLNETLTVSQWEPYELPNNVGIVDALKALESLMINKNTDYLAASTQILIVPGYKVRMADALITNYHQPKSTLLLLVAAFIGEDWKRVYKYAMDNGFRFLSYGDSSLLMRNE from the coding sequence ATTGGCAACATCCATATATCAGATTTTGACTACCCTTTACCGGATGATAGGATCGCTAAACATCCTCTGGATGAGCGTGATAAATCTAAATTATTACTTTATAAAGATTCATCGATAAAGGAGGATATTTTTTTAAACTTAGCCGACTATCTCCCCGAAAATAGCCTTGTGCTTTTCAATAATACTAAGGTGGTTCAGGCTCGTTTGCTGTTCAGACGCACCACCGGTGCTCAGATTGAGGTGTTTTTACTAGAGCCCATCACCCCTTTCGACTACGTCCTTTCGTTTGCAAGCCATACAAAGGTTATTTGGAAGTGTATCGTTGGCAATCTCAAGAAGTGGAAGGAAGATGAACTTACGATGCCTATTCCTAACAGTAAATCAACGCTTTGCGCTAGAAAAATACGTAACCTAACTGAAGGTATTGAGGTTGAACTATCGTGGGATGATACATCGCTTAGCTTTGCTAGGATTGTTGAACTTTGTGGGAATATACCAATTCCGCCATACTTAAATAGGGATGCTGATTCGGACGATAAGGATAGGTATCAGACTATATATGCCAAGCCTGAGGGCTCGGTAGCGGCTCCAACTGCGGGTTTGCACTTTACCGATAAGGTTTTCGAATCGCTCAAGGGGAAAAATATTGATATTGAATATGTTACTCTACATGTGGGTGCTGGAACATTTAAACCGGTAAAGGCTGAGAATATTAGTGACCACGAGATGCATACAGAGCATTTCATAGTGAAGAAAAGTACAATTCATAACTTACTGAATCATAAAGGGAAACGAGTTGTTGTTGGAACCACTTCGCTAAGAACATTAGAGAGTATCTATTGGCTTGGAGTTAAGGCTTTTGTAGGTAAACTAAATGAGACCTTAACTGTTTCACAATGGGAACCCTATGAGCTACCAAACAATGTAGGAATCGTAGATGCATTAAAAGCTTTGGAATCTTTAATGATCAACAAGAATACTGATTATTTAGCTGCATCAACTCAAATACTAATTGTTCCAGGGTATAAGGTAAGGATGGCGGATGCACTGATTACCAACTATCATCAACCAAAATCAACACTGCTGCTGCTTGTGGCGGCTTTTATTGGGGAGGATTGGAAGAGAGTTTATAAATATGCCATGGATAATGGGTTTAGATTTTTGAGCTATGGGGATAGTTCGTTGTTAATGCGAAATGAATAA
- a CDS encoding DUF2027 domain-containing protein — MKCGIGDKVRFLNDVGGGTVIKIINKTTVAVLTDDGFEVPALDNELVIIGQGDEKLLSIIPDKETSGTKTVSKKPLNAANSEIKKHSEPVIVRKEVNDPQGNTIGLYLAFVPEDSSKLTGSNQILHIINDSDYRVFYSLSVWNQKNVVPLKSGILLPDSKEFIKTYANSELNNNFIINVQAVFFKNTQYVIQQPEYMDISINPLKLCKDSSFTENDFFDEKAYIISIADSRKKELMKSVTDEAIKESISQKDTVAKPKPPKEVKSDIEEVDLHIHELIENYQNLSASEIIQTQLARFETALEGGIRSSSTKKMVFIHGLGNGKLKLEIRKILETKYAKFKYQDASFKEYGFGATMVYIH, encoded by the coding sequence ATGAAGTGTGGGATAGGAGATAAGGTAAGATTCCTTAACGACGTGGGTGGAGGAACTGTAATTAAGATTATCAACAAGACGACTGTTGCTGTCCTAACCGATGACGGTTTTGAAGTTCCAGCCCTTGATAATGAACTTGTTATAATTGGTCAGGGTGACGAAAAGTTGCTTTCGATCATTCCCGATAAGGAGACTAGTGGTACGAAAACGGTTAGCAAAAAGCCTCTAAATGCGGCTAACTCTGAGATAAAGAAGCATTCTGAGCCAGTAATCGTTCGGAAAGAGGTTAACGATCCGCAAGGTAACACAATTGGCTTATACCTGGCTTTTGTCCCAGAGGATTCATCCAAGTTGACTGGTAGTAACCAGATTCTTCATATCATAAATGATAGCGATTATAGGGTTTTCTACTCGCTGTCAGTCTGGAATCAAAAGAATGTAGTTCCGCTCAAAAGTGGAATATTACTACCTGATTCAAAGGAGTTTATAAAAACATATGCGAACAGTGAGTTGAATAATAATTTCATTATCAATGTTCAGGCGGTTTTCTTTAAGAATACTCAGTATGTGATTCAGCAACCTGAGTACATGGATATTAGCATCAACCCACTAAAACTGTGTAAGGATAGCTCATTCACTGAAAACGACTTCTTCGATGAGAAGGCTTACATTATCTCAATTGCCGATTCACGTAAGAAGGAACTTATGAAATCAGTCACCGATGAAGCCATAAAAGAGTCTATTAGTCAGAAGGATACAGTGGCTAAGCCAAAACCTCCTAAAGAGGTGAAATCTGATATCGAGGAGGTTGACTTACATATCCATGAGCTAATCGAAAACTACCAGAATCTTTCAGCATCGGAGATAATACAAACCCAATTAGCGCGCTTTGAGACCGCATTAGAGGGGGGAATTCGAAGCAGCAGCACCAAGAAGATGGTATTTATTCATGGCCTCGGGAATGGCAAGCTAAAGCTCGAAATTCGCAAGATCCTTGAAACAAAATATGCAAAGTTTAAGTATCAGGATGCATCGTTCAAAGAGTACGGATTTGGTGCAACAATGGTATATATTCACTAG
- a CDS encoding molybdopterin-dependent oxidoreductase — protein sequence MERYVTACPRNCYSTCSFYVYTENGKVINVEPNPNFRATPEGICLKGLSYVERANSPERIIYPNKRNSDGIFSRITWDEALSTIASKLQYFKKEFGQQSVLFYAASGMSGLLNDLSLKFWREIYGGATTVYGNLCWPAGLEATRLTLGENKHNVPWDLENAKLIVLWGKNTAESNIQEMIPIGKSLDNGGKLIVVDSRRTESTQRAELLVQPIPATDGALALSIANLLIVNDWIDHDFISKHVYGFDDFKISIQRCTTEWASTITGVPKDFIEKMAWMIGNIKPMTLIPGYGMQRYTNSGQTIRCLLTLSILTGNIGKLGACWHYANLQSYVFDDVLEPLCYYPPQKTDGIIRRSISTAKLGEGMLLQSNPPLKMIWVERGNPISQNPDTNTVLKAFKSLDFRVVVEQFFTDTALEADIVLPAKNMFEQTDIIGSYWNPYVQLRQKVVEPAGEVKPETEIYYLLALKLGFTREQIDNILLPLDDEAINKFLSKKMESFPSLSIEKLKEGPILAPNLQEIAFSDYNFRTPSGKIEIKSIEAQNRWGVNTLPTYEKSEEADINFNKKYPFYLMSPNTKNRIHSQFNNLKIIKMISGEPTIQINPKDAKERNILDGDLVKVFNERGELVIKAELTFQVSSGCVVIPNGWWRSQGGAINILSKGRETDMGFGSAFHDNKVQIEKIK from the coding sequence ATGGAACGATATGTAACTGCATGCCCTCGAAATTGCTATAGTACTTGTAGTTTTTATGTTTATACCGAAAATGGGAAAGTTATCAATGTAGAACCCAACCCTAATTTTAGGGCAACTCCAGAAGGTATCTGTTTAAAAGGATTAAGTTACGTTGAAAGAGCCAACTCTCCTGAAAGAATCATTTATCCAAACAAAAGAAACTCAGATGGAATTTTCTCCCGAATCACATGGGATGAAGCCTTGAGCACTATTGCTAGCAAATTACAATATTTTAAAAAGGAATTTGGACAACAAAGCGTTCTATTCTATGCTGCGAGCGGAATGTCTGGATTACTTAATGATTTAAGTTTAAAATTTTGGAGAGAAATATATGGTGGGGCTACAACAGTTTATGGAAACCTTTGCTGGCCTGCTGGTCTCGAAGCTACACGATTAACTCTTGGCGAAAATAAACATAACGTTCCTTGGGATCTTGAAAATGCAAAACTAATTGTCCTTTGGGGTAAAAATACTGCCGAAAGTAATATTCAGGAAATGATACCCATTGGGAAATCACTTGATAATGGGGGTAAACTCATTGTTGTTGATTCTCGGAGAACTGAATCAACTCAGAGAGCCGAATTACTTGTTCAACCAATACCTGCTACCGATGGTGCTTTAGCGTTATCAATTGCAAATCTTCTTATTGTGAATGATTGGATCGATCATGATTTTATATCTAAACATGTATATGGTTTTGATGATTTCAAGATTAGTATTCAACGTTGTACTACAGAATGGGCATCAACAATAACAGGAGTTCCTAAGGATTTTATTGAAAAAATGGCTTGGATGATTGGGAATATTAAACCCATGACCTTAATTCCAGGCTATGGAATGCAGCGTTATACCAATAGTGGGCAAACCATTAGATGCCTACTTACATTGTCTATTTTGACAGGAAATATTGGAAAACTAGGTGCTTGTTGGCATTATGCAAACCTTCAAAGTTATGTATTTGATGATGTTCTAGAGCCATTATGCTACTACCCTCCACAAAAAACCGATGGAATAATTCGACGATCTATTTCAACAGCAAAATTAGGGGAGGGTATGCTTTTACAATCCAACCCTCCATTGAAGATGATTTGGGTTGAAAGAGGTAATCCAATTTCTCAAAACCCAGATACTAATACTGTACTAAAAGCCTTCAAATCTTTAGATTTTAGGGTTGTAGTTGAGCAATTCTTTACAGATACTGCACTTGAGGCGGATATAGTTTTACCTGCCAAAAATATGTTTGAACAAACAGATATTATTGGTTCTTACTGGAATCCTTATGTTCAACTTCGTCAAAAAGTTGTTGAGCCAGCTGGCGAAGTAAAACCAGAAACAGAAATATACTACCTATTGGCTCTTAAATTGGGCTTTACGAGGGAGCAAATCGATAATATTCTTTTACCCCTTGATGATGAAGCTATTAATAAATTTCTTAGCAAAAAGATGGAATCTTTTCCTTCTTTAAGCATAGAGAAATTAAAAGAAGGGCCAATACTTGCACCAAATCTTCAGGAAATCGCTTTTTCAGATTACAATTTTAGGACACCATCGGGTAAAATAGAGATTAAATCTATTGAGGCTCAGAATAGATGGGGGGTAAATACCTTGCCAACTTATGAGAAATCAGAAGAAGCCGATATCAATTTTAATAAAAAGTATCCGTTCTATTTGATGAGCCCAAACACCAAAAATCGTATTCATTCCCAATTTAATAACCTAAAAATTATTAAAATGATTAGCGGTGAACCAACTATCCAAATTAATCCAAAAGATGCTAAGGAAAGGAATATTTTAGATGGCGATTTAGTCAAGGTTTTTAACGAAAGGGGAGAGTTGGTAATTAAAGCCGAATTAACATTTCAGGTAAGTTCAGGTTGTGTTGTTATTCCTAATGGGTGGTGGAGAAGCCAAGGAGGAGCTATAAATATTTTATCAAAAGGACGTGAAACCGATATGGGTTTTGGTTCCGCTTTTCATGATAACAAAGTTCAAATAGAAAAAATTAAGTAA